One stretch of Haloterrigena salifodinae DNA includes these proteins:
- a CDS encoding MFS transporter, which yields MKLPSTAAGSNRVVFAVVASTFFVGFGGGVVFPILPNLGAVLGISPFLVGLILSANRITRLVANAPAGVLIDRVGTRTPFVAGLAIEGLATFGYVVAIVSSFPEGWFMLARVCWGVGSALVFATAYTITADVSEADSRGTSMGIVRAGITFGFPAGLVMGGVVSDVWGNVTAFVLAASFAGLASVIAYLIVPETHVEGEQRAVKPWDVERSLPALTIGLVNFGLYFAYIGVLFSTLVLLIDARAISIFGLDAQGSSGMLMAVTVLSGSVFTLGGGALSDSVGARVPVMLGFLVTSCVGFAVLAFGSSLEVLVLACVLIGAGQGGVGGPLTALLADLTPEERVGRAMGTNNVFGDVGGALGPLVSLPLIQDLGFGFDGLYAASAVIPMLAGVVLVAGIYVHTGHVSPTVSESAS from the coding sequence GTGAAACTTCCCTCCACCGCCGCCGGTTCGAACCGCGTCGTCTTCGCCGTCGTCGCCAGTACCTTCTTCGTCGGCTTCGGCGGCGGCGTGGTCTTTCCGATCCTACCGAACTTGGGCGCGGTGTTGGGAATCTCGCCGTTTCTGGTCGGCCTGATCCTGAGCGCTAACCGGATCACGCGACTTGTGGCCAACGCGCCGGCGGGCGTGCTCATCGACCGCGTCGGCACCCGGACGCCGTTCGTCGCGGGGCTGGCGATCGAGGGACTGGCGACGTTCGGCTACGTCGTCGCCATCGTCTCGTCGTTCCCGGAGGGCTGGTTCATGCTCGCCCGCGTCTGCTGGGGGGTCGGCAGCGCGCTCGTCTTCGCGACCGCCTACACGATCACGGCGGACGTCAGCGAGGCCGACTCGAGGGGAACCAGCATGGGGATCGTCCGCGCGGGCATCACCTTCGGGTTCCCTGCGGGGCTGGTCATGGGTGGCGTCGTCAGCGACGTCTGGGGCAACGTCACGGCGTTCGTCCTCGCGGCCTCCTTCGCCGGCCTCGCGAGCGTCATCGCCTACCTGATCGTCCCCGAGACCCACGTCGAGGGCGAACAGCGCGCGGTCAAACCCTGGGACGTCGAGCGGAGCCTCCCGGCGCTGACGATCGGTCTCGTCAACTTCGGGCTCTACTTCGCGTACATCGGCGTCCTCTTCTCGACGCTGGTGCTCCTGATCGACGCGCGCGCCATCTCCATCTTCGGGCTCGACGCGCAGGGATCCTCGGGGATGCTGATGGCCGTCACCGTGTTGTCGGGATCGGTGTTCACCCTCGGCGGCGGCGCGCTCTCCGACTCGGTCGGCGCGCGCGTCCCCGTCATGCTCGGCTTCCTCGTCACCTCCTGCGTCGGCTTCGCCGTCCTCGCGTTCGGCTCGAGCCTCGAGGTGCTGGTGCTGGCCTGCGTCCTGATCGGCGCCGGACAGGGCGGGGTCGGGGGCCCGCTGACGGCGCTGCTGGCCGACCTCACCCCCGAGGAGCGGGTCGGCCGCGCGATGGGGACGAACAACGTCTTCGGCGACGTCGGCGGCGCACTCGGGCCGCTCGTCTCCTTGCCGCTGATACAGGACCTCGGGTTCGGATTCGACGGGCTCTACGCCGCCAGCGCCGTCATCCCGATGCTCGCGGGAGTCGTCCTCGTCGCGGGAATCTACGTCCACACCGGTCACGTGAGCCCGACCGTCAGCGAGTCGGCGAGTTGA
- a CDS encoding methionine adenosyltransferase, which translates to MSERNIRVESIDRQAVEDQEVEVVERKGIGHPDSICDGVAEAVAGALAREYIDRVGEVLHFNTDETQLVAGEAAPAFGGGEVVDPIYLLIVGRATKHYDGETIPAETVALRAARDYLSETIPQLELGEDIVVDVKLGEGSGDLQEVFGEDEVSVPMANDTSYGVGHAPLTETERIVLEAERRLNGEFADENPYLGPDVKIMGKREGDRIDVTVAAAMVDEYVPDMDAYSDSVDEVQAYVEEIAGEYTDREVAVHVNNADDYDEGSIYLTVTGTSAEQGDDGSVGRGNRANGLITPNRSMSMEATSGKNPVNHIGKIYNLLSTEIAESVVDDVDEIRDLRVRLLSQIGRPIDRPHVADVELVTEEGVAVGDVEGDVEAIVDEELADVTEITRRVINGELSTF; encoded by the coding sequence ATGAGCGAGCGGAACATTCGGGTCGAATCTATCGACCGCCAGGCAGTGGAAGACCAGGAAGTCGAAGTCGTCGAGCGAAAGGGGATCGGCCACCCCGACTCGATCTGCGACGGGGTCGCCGAGGCCGTCGCCGGCGCGCTGGCCCGCGAGTACATCGACCGCGTGGGCGAAGTACTTCACTTCAACACCGACGAGACGCAACTGGTCGCCGGCGAGGCTGCCCCCGCGTTCGGCGGCGGCGAGGTCGTCGACCCTATCTATCTCCTGATTGTCGGCCGCGCGACCAAACACTACGACGGCGAGACCATTCCCGCCGAGACGGTGGCCCTGCGGGCCGCGCGCGACTACCTCTCGGAGACAATCCCGCAACTCGAACTCGGCGAGGACATCGTCGTCGACGTCAAGCTCGGCGAGGGCAGCGGCGACCTCCAGGAGGTCTTCGGGGAGGACGAGGTCTCTGTGCCGATGGCAAACGACACGAGCTACGGCGTCGGCCACGCGCCGCTGACCGAAACCGAGCGGATCGTCCTCGAGGCCGAGCGGCGACTCAACGGGGAGTTCGCCGACGAAAATCCGTACCTGGGGCCCGACGTGAAGATCATGGGCAAACGCGAGGGCGACCGAATCGACGTCACCGTCGCGGCGGCGATGGTCGACGAGTACGTCCCGGACATGGACGCCTACAGCGACTCCGTCGACGAGGTCCAGGCGTACGTCGAGGAGATCGCCGGCGAGTACACCGACCGCGAGGTCGCCGTCCACGTCAACAACGCCGACGACTACGACGAGGGTTCGATCTACCTCACCGTGACAGGCACCTCCGCCGAACAGGGCGACGACGGCTCCGTCGGTCGGGGTAACCGCGCCAACGGCCTGATCACGCCCAACCGATCGATGTCGATGGAGGCGACCAGCGGCAAGAACCCCGTCAACCACATCGGAAAGATCTACAACCTGCTCTCGACGGAGATCGCCGAGTCGGTCGTCGACGACGTCGACGAGATCCGCGACCTGCGCGTGCGCCTGCTCTCCCAGATCGGCCGCCCGATCGACCGGCCCCACGTCGCCGACGTCGAACTGGTCACCGAGGAGGGCGTCGCGGTCGGCGACGTCGAGGGCGACGTCGAGGCGATCGTCGACGAGGAACTCGCCGACGTCACCGAGATCACGCGCCGCGTGATCAACGGCGAACTCTCGACGTTCTGA
- the cyaB gene encoding class IV adenylate cyclase yields the protein MYEVEVKVSADLEAVRDRLEDLGATRKRTVVQADTYYDAPHRSFPETDEALRIRRESSDDGDESRITYKGPLLDDESKSREEFETGVDDGETMDAVLTSLGFEAAATVRKERERYWLEGYTVTLDAVDDVGEYVEVETEVTEENDLESAREGAYDVLERLDLDPDDQLRTSYLGLLLES from the coding sequence ATGTACGAGGTCGAAGTGAAGGTCTCCGCGGATCTCGAGGCCGTCCGGGACCGCCTCGAGGATCTCGGCGCGACCCGAAAGCGGACCGTCGTGCAGGCGGATACGTACTACGACGCGCCCCACCGGTCGTTCCCCGAGACCGACGAGGCGCTGCGCATCCGGCGGGAGTCGTCCGACGACGGCGACGAGAGCCGGATCACCTACAAGGGGCCGCTGCTGGACGACGAGTCAAAGAGCCGCGAGGAGTTCGAGACCGGCGTCGACGACGGCGAGACGATGGACGCCGTCCTGACGAGCCTCGGCTTCGAGGCGGCCGCGACGGTCCGCAAGGAACGCGAGCGCTACTGGCTCGAGGGGTACACCGTTACCCTCGACGCGGTCGACGACGTCGGCGAGTACGTCGAGGTCGAGACCGAGGTCACCGAGGAGAACGATCTCGAGTCGGCCCGCGAGGGCGCCTACGACGTTCTCGAGCGACTCGACCTCGACCCTGACGACCAACTCAGGACCTCGTATCTGGGACTATTGCTCGAGTCCTGA